The Musa acuminata AAA Group cultivar baxijiao chromosome BXJ2-5, Cavendish_Baxijiao_AAA, whole genome shotgun sequence genomic interval ATGACACAGGTTTCAGACAATTCAAAGAACAATGCACACGTAGGGAATCAAGCAAAGTGTGAGCTTTACTCGTTTACTGACCTGTTGCATGATTTTGGGGAATTCAGAGCAGAGCACCTTGCGAGCACTGTCATCAAGAATCTTTTCGAGTGCGATGTCCTGAAGAGCTATCAGTGTGGTTTCTAGCATATCTAGTCCAGCTTGATTGGAGAAGGTAAGAACAGGAGAAGCCTGCAAAACATTGACTGCGTGAATTCCTATGTTGAGAAGTTGCATATGGTTGCATAAAGAATCCAAGTAAAAGAAATCTCAGCAGTTGCTGCAAAGAGATACAAGAAATTACAAACTGCCTCTAGATGTGTAAAAGATGCATATGAAATAAATTGCCTCTATACTATCACTCACCTTCAAAGAGCAACACATGATCGCATCAGAATGGTGCCAAAGCAGTTTCAGCAATAAATCACTAGCTTGGGAGTCCACCCGAAGGAGGTCTACTCCAGTATGAGCCCTGAAGGCATCGAAGATGATTCATTAGACAAACATAACAAAGAGAATCTCGAATTGTATTTGCTCAATAAATTTAACTAACTGTAGGTATTCTATCCCTGCACAAATTGTCAAAATCAATTTTCAAGCCAGAAAAGTGTTGACAAAAATGCAGCAGCATAATTAGACTTAAGCTGCAACTCACAATTCATCTTTTAGACTAGAAAGCCATAAGCTGGAAGGTATTGGAGGAAAGATCACATAAGTATACAGTGAACTACCTGTAGCTGCCAGAGATCCACCGTGCCAGTGTGTGAGCTTCAGGAGAACCAGGTGGGTGTTTTACTCCAATCTGAGAGCCAGGTCGAGAAGGTGCAATTGCCATAGCAACTCTCTGCACTGAGGCAACCACATTTCTAACGTATTGTCGGGCCATTTCTGCCACACTATCTCGGAGATGATTCTCATAAGTGAACTGGAAGGCTATTGTGAGCACTGATCGCAGATTGTATGTACTTGAAGCAGTCTCATTAACAGCCCGTGCTGTGACACCAGATCCAATCTCTAGTGTCGATGCCAAATCAAGTGTTCGTGTAGCAGCAGGCGAATCCTgaattattgttgtataagcttaAGGTAAATATCAGAGAAGACATGGGGTACTTGGTGCTAGACTTCAATTATATTAAACAAAAACTATCTAGAACCAAAATTTCATATCTTGATATCACCAATACAGAATGAGATTTATCAGCCCGGCCAAGtatcattatcaagcatataatttGATACTGGGACAGtacatttgcttcttttttttattaatttattcaaTGACATCTGTATACCAACCAGTATAATGGTATCATAAAGCTCCTGTGGTTAGCAAAACTAATAATTGGAGCAAGATTTGTATCATTGTCAATAATTACTAACTACTATGAGCAATAATGACTAAAAACTAAAAGTTTAATCCGGACACAAATCAAATACAATTTGGTTAAAGATAGCATTTCCCACATATAAGTTCATgaaagcaaagaaaaaaaaaactagctCTTGCAAGGGATGAGAAAACAAGAATCAATTGCGAAAACTTTTCAGAAGACACTGGTGTGAAGGTACCCAACTGTCTTAGGGTCCAGCGGTGTAACACGGAAACCTGATGGTAGCAAAGGAACGTCATCAGCGAAAGATTCATCAATGGGTGCAAAAACAAGCTGAGCACATGCGCCAACAGCATTCTCATCAACTCCACTGCAAAGCTGACATCATGTAGAGAAAGGTAACAGTCATTCAGCAGAAACATACTGAATCCACAGACTGAAACATAATACAATTTCTAGAAGACAAACCTGCAAAAAGTACATATCCCTTGACAAAACGACATCATCTTGGTTAAAACCATGACCCTCAAGCCTGATCACCTCCAAGAACTACAGTTAAGGACATTAGTATTATGCATCGGCAGAAGCAAACACCAACTGGCAAGCACAACACAATGTTCTTAGCATTAGAAAGTCAAATTACCTCTTCGTGCTCCACGGTATGTGCAAGAGGGAGTATCACCTGGCTTCCCAAGAACCCACCACTCGCCCTAACAGCAGGAACTGCATATGGGTTAGCTGTCAATGAGGCAGCAGAGTAAGCATCAACACCACAATCAGCCCATTCTGAACGATGCTCCCTCAAAAACTGGACCAGTATAGCAGGTGGAACATTCTGAACAACATAAGCCAGTGTGAAAGAGTTGCATTTATTAACTGAACTCGAAATCACATATCATAAAATACATCCCTGCAGAATGATGGAAAGTCCACTTAAAGGGCTCAGTCAGACCTGCAGCAACATTGATGCTTTTGCACATAGAACGCCACCTCCAAGTGTTGAAAATACTGCTGAAGTGTTCGCATGAGAACTGAGAATTTTATTTGGTGAAGAATTTATGGCAATTGTCACGTCCTCAACACCATCACTACCCAGTAAAGACCAACCATCATCAACAAATCCATTAACAGCATCATTGAAACCTCTGCAATACACCCAGAATATTTAGTGTCATATGCATAAAGAAGTTAATTGTGGAGAAAAGGCTAAAATATGAAAACTTGAGAACTAAACCAATTACCTGCTCAATCTCTGACTAAAAGTCCTCAGTACAGCAGGTCGTCGACCGCTGCCATATGGGACTTCACCACTTGTCTCTTGAGCAATTTGTTTTAGGTGGCGGAGTGCCTGGAAAAAAGTCAACGCATGACTCATAGTACAGGATGAATGAAATGTTTAACAAATCGGCAACGACTCTCACAGCAACAGTCATTTTCTGTGCCAGAATTTTTGGCGATTCATACAAAGGTCTAAGAACCTCAGGTACACTCCATGCCTGAAGCACCAAAGATATTTATAATCAGTAAAATATGGCTATAAAACTCAATAAGAGTAGAAAGCATATGAAACTCACATCTAAATCAACATGATCAACAATGTGAATCATTGAGCCGCCACCCTCGCAAGGTCGAATTAGATAACCACTGGAAAGCATTTCAGCTCTTACAAAATTTGGAGCAGGTGGCCCAGCAGGGCCTCCAGTTACAGGAGTCAATGATCTTTCACAGATCTAAAAGAAGGGTGACATGTTAAGTGTCTTCTAGCATTCAGAAGAAAATATCAAATAGATCACTAAGTGTGTTGACAAATGTTTAGCGACCAAGAGAAATACACGTCCCAGAATATGAGAAAATGTCAGTGCACAAAAGATACAACTCGTACCACGAGACTGCCATCTTCTAGACCGGTAGTGTATCTCAGCGTCCAAAAGTCACGTGCTGCTGCCAAAGTAGTAGGTGCATATGTCTGATTGCAAGAGATAAAAAAGATAAGGTCAAtatagaggaaaaagaaaaaagaccaACAGCGTTTGCAAAATTCCTACAGATGGCAGACTAAGTAATAGAGAACAAACCTGCATGTATATAAGTTCAATGTTCCCTCCATTACCAGTGGGAATTACAGTAAGTACATCAAGGCAACGACAATCACAATACCAAGATGGACGATCCTTGAGAATATCTGCGACCTAAGAACCCCAAGCAAAGCATGAATTGCATGACTATGTAAGAAAATAGCAGCAACAAGAAATTAGCATGTGATGGCTCACCTTCGTGGGCTCTAGACTCACAAGACCGCAAGCACGAGCTGCTACCCCACTACAATTGTGGGAAACAGCAATGATTCCAATAGAATCCGGACCAGGCTATAATGGATAACAAGAAATAAGTTGCATTGTACAAAAAGAACATAACAAATTGACTCAAGCACAGAGTAGCTCAATAACAAGTACATCACCTTCATCCCAACCATCTGAACCCAATCGACAGCAGTTCCAGTAGCCTTTGACAGGA includes:
- the LOC135612050 gene encoding homeobox-leucine zipper protein HOX32-like; this encodes MAMVVSGKEAGKGQQAAAAGMDAGKYVRYTPEQVEALERVYTECPKPSSLRRQQLIRECPILSNIEPKQIKVWFQNRRCREKQRKEASRLQTVNRKLTAMNKLLMEENDRLQKQVSQLVYENGYMRQQLHNAPVATNDTSCESVVTSGQHHHQQNPTPQRPQKDANNPAGLLAIAEETLAEFLSKATGTAVDWVQMVGMKPGPDSIGIIAVSHNCSGVAARACGLVSLEPTKVADILKDRPSWYCDCRCLDVLTVIPTGNGGNIELIYMQTYAPTTLAAARDFWTLRYTTGLEDGSLVICERSLTPVTGGPAGPPAPNFVRAEMLSSGYLIRPCEGGGSMIHIVDHVDLDAWSVPEVLRPLYESPKILAQKMTVAALRHLKQIAQETSGEVPYGSGRRPAVLRTFSQRLSRGFNDAVNGFVDDGWSLLGSDGVEDVTIAINSSPNKILSSHANTSAVFSTLGGGVLCAKASMLLQNVPPAILVQFLREHRSEWADCGVDAYSAASLTANPYAVPAVRASGGFLGSQVILPLAHTVEHEEFLEVIRLEGHGFNQDDVVLSRDMYFLQLCSGVDENAVGACAQLVFAPIDESFADDVPLLPSGFRVTPLDPKTDSPAATRTLDLASTLEIGSGVTARAVNETASSTYNLRSVLTIAFQFTYENHLRDSVAEMARQYVRNVVASVQRVAMAIAPSRPGSQIGVKHPPGSPEAHTLARWISGSYRAHTGVDLLRVDSQASDLLLKLLWHHSDAIMCCSLKASPVLTFSNQAGLDMLETTLIALQDIALEKILDDSARKVLCSEFPKIMQQGLAYLPAGICLSSMGRPVSYEQAVAWKVLNEEDTTHCLAFMFVNWSFV